Proteins from a single region of Papaver somniferum cultivar HN1 unplaced genomic scaffold, ASM357369v1 unplaced-scaffold_79, whole genome shotgun sequence:
- the LOC113344545 gene encoding protein SAWADEE HOMEODOMAIN HOMOLOG 2-like, with protein sequence MGRPPPSGFPAFRFTSSEVAEMDALLLGANNTLPTREVVCTLAETFSAAPERAGKSAVQWKQVWNWFQNRRYSLKAKLIRTPGKLNVSSLPRDDSGLIRNLCNSGPLLPGTDPFDNNARVEFEAKSARDGAWYDVATFVSHRLFETGDPEVRVRFAGFTPDEDEWVNVRKHVRHSSIPCLAAECGAILPGDLVLCFQERQGQALYLDAHVIDAQRWRHDVRGCRCRFLVRYDHDQSEEIVPLRKLCRRPESDHRLQLLYASKEPPLVDLQDLGKDHASLFGTSGSLNSTPRKTRKRHKPKVNADVSQSSHSGEQSISWLKTEKFDDSSNNYNNFRTSDEPIRDAAAAVAALVIGNATATDTGSVSLMPANIEGGGI encoded by the exons ATGGGTAGACCACCACCAAGTGGTTTTCCAGCTTTCCGTTTCACTTCCTCTGAG GTGGCAGAGATGGATGCTCTTTTACTTGGAGCTAATAATACTCTTCCAACTCGTGAAGTTGTTTGTACACTAGCGGAAACCTTTAG TGCGGCACCAGAACGAGCTGGAAAGAGTGCCGTGCAATGGAAGCAG GTCTGGAATTGGTTTCAGAATAGGAGGTATTCGTTAAAGGCAAAACTGATTAGGACTCCAGGGAAGCTCAATGTTTCTTCCTTGCCTCGTGATGATTCCGGTCTTATTAGAAATTTGTGTAACTCTGGACCGTTGCTTCCAG GAACGGATCCTTTTGATAATAATGCACGAGTGGAGTTTGAAGCCAAGTCAGCAAGGGATGGAGCCTG GTATGATGTTGCAACATTTGTCTCTCATAGGCTCTTTGAAACGGGTGATCCG GAAGTTCGAGTTCGGTTCGCAGGATTCACTCCAGATGAGGATGAGTGGGTTAATGTGAGGAAGCATGTAAGACATAGCTCTATCCCTTGTTTAGCAGCAGAATGCGGTGCAATACTTCCTGGAGACTTGGTACTCTGTTTTCAG GAAAGGCAAGGCCAGGCTCTTTACTTAGATGCCCATGTAATCGATGCACAAAGATGGAGACATGATGTTCGTGGATGTCGTTGTAGGTTTCTTGTGCGTTATGATCATGACCAATCTGAG gAAATTGTACCCCTGAGAAAATTGTGTCGTCGACCAGAAAGTGATCATAGGTTGCAGTTACTGTATGCTTCTAAGGAGCCTCCTTTGGTGGATCTGCAAGACCTTGGTAAAGACCATGCTTCTCTTTTTGGCACTTCTGGGAGTCTTAATTCAACTCCTCGAAAGACAAGAAAACGACATAAACCAAAAGTGAATGCTGATGTTTCGCAGTCTTCCCATTCCGGGGAGCAGTCAATATCGTGGCTGAAGACTGAAAAGTTTGATGATAGTAGCAATAACTATAATAACTTCAGAacatcagatgaaccaattcgtgatgctgctgctgctgttgcagcaTTGGTCATTGGAAATGCTACCGCCACAGATACTGGCTCTGTCTCTTTGATGCCTGCAAATATTGAGGGAGGGGGTATTTAA